In the genome of Caldisphaera lagunensis DSM 15908, the window GGTAAAGGAACTAGGCTAAGACCATTAACATTTAGCGGTCCTAAGCAATTAATTCCAATTGCTAACAAACCAATTAGCCATCATGTTTTAGATGATTTATTAAATGCAGGGATAAAAGATATAGCAATTGTTTTAGGTAATACATATCCAGAAAGCGTCGTAAATTATTATAAGGATGGAAAACAATTTAATGCAAATATAACATATATTTATCAAGGTGAAGCATTAGGGATTGCCCATGCAGTTTTAATGGCAGAAGAATTTGTTAACGAAGAGCCTTTTATTGTATATTTAGGAGATAATTTATTGCAATATGGTATATCTAAATATAGAAAAGAATTTGAGGAAAATGATTATGATGCAATGGTATTGCTAAAGGAAGTTGATGATCCAAGAAGCTTTGGAGTTGCAATAGTAAAGGATAATAAAATAATAGATCTAATAGAAAAGCCAAAGGAATTCATAAGCAAACTAGCCTTAACAGGTATCTATTTTTTAAAGCCATCGATTTTTAATATCATAAAGGGATTAAAGCCAAGTAAAAGAGGAGAATTGGAAATAACAGATGCTTTATCAACAATGTTAAAAAAAGGATACAAATTGGGTTTTAGCATAGTTGATGGATGGTGGCTAGATACTGGGAAAAAAGATGATATAATTTTAGCAAACCAATTAATTTTAGATGAAAAAATTCAAAAGAAAATTAGCAATTCGGCTATTATAACAAATTCAAACATTGGGGGAAGAGTAGAAATTGATGAAAAAACAATTATAGAAAATTCAATAATAAGGGGTCCACTAATTATTGGAAAAAATTCAGAGATAAGAAATTCATTTATTGGATCTTATACTAGCGTAGGAAATAACGTAAAAATTGTTAATTCTGAAATTGAAAACAGTATAATATTAGACAATACAATTATAGAAAACGTTA includes:
- a CDS encoding glucose-1-phosphate thymidylyltransferase; its protein translation is MKGIILHGGKGTRLRPLTFSGPKQLIPIANKPISHHVLDDLLNAGIKDIAIVLGNTYPESVVNYYKDGKQFNANITYIYQGEALGIAHAVLMAEEFVNEEPFIVYLGDNLLQYGISKYRKEFEENDYDAMVLLKEVDDPRSFGVAIVKDNKIIDLIEKPKEFISKLALTGIYFLKPSIFNIIKGLKPSKRGELEITDALSTMLKKGYKLGFSIVDGWWLDTGKKDDIILANQLILDEKIQKKISNSAIITNSNIGGRVEIDEKTIIENSIIRGPLIIGKNSEIRNSFIGSYTSVGNNVKIVNSEIENSIILDNTIIENVKRIEDSLIGRNSKIKENSRKVIKLHVSDYSEIEL